The proteins below are encoded in one region of Streptomyces cyanogenus:
- a CDS encoding sigma-70 family RNA polymerase sigma factor produces the protein MPARAGSAVADPRERRRAAARAARPRSRVPETGEDPDLLGQYLAQIAATPLLTAEEEVALARRIEAGVHAAEELERADAGDRSPAPERRRELEAAVRDGWHAKDHMIRANLRLVVSIAKRHAHRGVPLLDLIQEGNLGLIRAVEKFDHTKGFKLSTYATWWIRQAIERGLAQHARTVRLPMHVVEELQKLAKAERRLQLRLGHEPTDEEVARESGFDQGRVGWLRRVGRQTLSLDTPVDDTGETVVGDLIPAADVLQAPEVAEYRALAEDLRDALGLLAPREAMILSLRYGLHDGQPRTLQQVADQVGLTRERVRQLERESLSRLRAPETGERLLEWAG, from the coding sequence ATGCCTGCCCGGGCAGGATCCGCCGTGGCGGATCCCCGTGAACGCCGCCGTGCCGCCGCCCGCGCCGCGCGCCCGCGCAGCCGGGTCCCGGAGACCGGCGAAGACCCTGATCTGCTGGGCCAGTATCTGGCCCAGATCGCCGCGACCCCGCTGCTCACCGCCGAGGAGGAGGTGGCGTTGGCCCGGCGCATCGAGGCCGGTGTGCACGCCGCCGAGGAGCTGGAGCGGGCCGACGCCGGCGACCGGAGCCCGGCGCCGGAGCGGCGCCGGGAGCTGGAGGCGGCCGTACGCGACGGCTGGCACGCCAAGGACCACATGATCCGGGCCAACCTGCGGCTGGTGGTGTCGATAGCGAAGCGGCACGCGCACCGGGGCGTGCCCCTGCTGGACCTGATCCAGGAGGGCAACCTCGGGCTGATCCGGGCGGTGGAGAAGTTCGACCACACCAAGGGCTTCAAGCTCTCGACGTACGCCACCTGGTGGATCCGCCAGGCGATCGAACGGGGCCTGGCCCAGCACGCCCGTACCGTGCGGCTGCCCATGCACGTCGTGGAGGAGTTGCAGAAGCTCGCGAAGGCCGAACGGCGGCTGCAGCTGCGCCTCGGCCATGAGCCGACGGACGAGGAGGTCGCCCGGGAGAGCGGCTTCGACCAGGGCCGGGTGGGCTGGCTGCGCCGGGTCGGACGGCAGACCCTCAGCCTCGACACGCCGGTGGACGACACCGGCGAGACGGTGGTCGGCGACCTCATCCCCGCCGCCGACGTGCTGCAGGCCCCCGAGGTGGCGGAGTACCGGGCGCTCGCCGAGGACCTGAGGGACGCGCTGGGTCTGCTGGCACCCCGCGAGGCCATGATCCTCAGTCTGCGCTACGGACTGCACGACGGGCAGCCGCGCACGTTGCAGCAGGTGGCCGACCAGGTCGGGCTGACCCGGGAACGCGTCCGCCAGCTGGAGAGGGAGTCGCTCAGCCGGCTGCGGGCGCCCGAGACCGGGGAGCGCCTGCTGGAGTGGGCCGGCTGA
- a CDS encoding YbhB/YbcL family Raf kinase inhibitor-like protein: MSGIELSSASFSDHSLIPRRHAHDADNVSPPLTWSGVPEEAAELVLLCEDPDAPSGTFLHWLVTGIDPRTEGLDAGETPQGSRPHRNGFGERGWGGPQPPVGDDAHRYFFRLYALPAPVSLPDRVGAEEAHAVLDRQQLASGTVVGLYQR; this comes from the coding sequence ATGTCCGGAATTGAACTCAGCAGCGCCTCATTCAGCGATCACAGCCTGATCCCGCGCCGCCACGCCCATGACGCGGACAACGTCTCCCCGCCGCTCACCTGGTCCGGCGTACCGGAGGAGGCGGCGGAGCTGGTCCTGCTGTGCGAGGACCCGGACGCGCCGTCCGGGACCTTCCTGCACTGGCTCGTCACCGGTATCGACCCGCGAACCGAGGGTCTGGACGCGGGCGAGACACCGCAGGGCAGCCGGCCGCACCGCAACGGCTTCGGGGAGCGGGGCTGGGGTGGCCCGCAGCCCCCGGTCGGCGACGACGCGCACCGGTACTTCTTCCGGCTGTACGCCCTCCCCGCGCCGGTGTCGCTCCCGGACCGGGTGGGCGCGGAGGAGGCCCACGCCGTGCTCGACCGGCAGCAGCTGGCGAGCGGCACCGTCGTCGGGCTGTACCAGCGCTGA
- a CDS encoding SpoIIE family protein phosphatase produces MGSTDTSRPGRGRPLAGAGSSPTGLLDLLSVAAVVLDTSGRVVFWSPQAVELFGYTAEEALGQFAAQLLIHEEHRDEVIALFAEVMESGTDWAGAFPVRHKNGTTRLVEFRNMRLLDDLGGTYALGLAVDQAILAQVERSVALSARLVTQSPIGLAILDTDLRYLNVNPALERIHGISAADHRGRRVRDVLTFLDGEAVERRLRRVLETGKPVADRYVVCRPASDPHRDHAWSVSYHRLEDAAGRVLGVATSVIDITERHEATIAATQARNRLAMIASASASIGTTLDVQQTAHELAGVVVPDLADVASVHVLESVLRGRTPSLAGAARFRVAAVTAARASEAADVTDAPGELARYESDRLLTHCVRTRQPVLVAETSGEDLRHIARTGEAASLLARAGVHSYLAVPLVARGEVLGALSLVRTGTPASFDEDDTLLACELAARAATCIDNARWYQSVRNTALTLQRRLLPQLPSHLPGLTIACRYLPAGAISEIGGDWFDAVRLPGDKTALVVGDVMGSGINAAASMGQLRSATRAFAGLDLDPAEVLRHLDRLTEDVEHTIATCAYCCYDPERGECRISLAGHLPPALLRSGRPAELLDLPSGVPLGVGGTAFETTVFPFRPGDQLALYTDGLVETRSDPIDTRLGTLLEALTATAAQDLPETCDRVLETLRPPGGDDDVALLVARAEP; encoded by the coding sequence ATGGGCAGCACGGACACCTCGCGACCCGGCCGGGGCCGCCCCCTGGCGGGTGCCGGCTCGTCGCCCACCGGCCTGCTCGACCTGCTGAGCGTGGCCGCGGTGGTGCTGGACACGAGCGGGCGCGTGGTGTTCTGGAGCCCCCAGGCGGTCGAGCTGTTCGGCTACACCGCCGAGGAGGCGCTGGGCCAGTTCGCGGCGCAGCTGCTGATCCACGAGGAGCACCGCGACGAGGTGATCGCGCTGTTCGCCGAGGTCATGGAGTCCGGCACCGACTGGGCCGGCGCCTTTCCGGTCCGGCACAAGAACGGCACCACCCGACTGGTCGAGTTCCGCAACATGCGCTTGCTCGACGACCTCGGCGGCACCTACGCCCTGGGACTGGCCGTGGACCAGGCGATCCTGGCACAGGTCGAGCGCAGCGTCGCCCTGTCGGCACGCCTGGTCACCCAGTCCCCGATCGGCCTCGCCATCCTGGACACCGACCTGCGCTACCTGAACGTCAACCCGGCGCTGGAGCGGATCCACGGCATATCCGCCGCCGACCACCGCGGCCGGCGGGTCCGCGACGTACTGACCTTCCTGGACGGCGAGGCCGTCGAACGCCGGCTGCGCCGCGTCCTGGAGACCGGGAAGCCGGTGGCCGACCGGTACGTCGTCTGCCGCCCCGCCTCCGACCCGCACCGCGATCACGCCTGGTCCGTGTCCTACCACCGGCTGGAGGACGCCGCCGGCCGGGTGCTCGGGGTGGCCACGTCCGTCATCGACATCACGGAGCGCCACGAGGCCACCATCGCGGCGACACAGGCCCGGAACCGCCTTGCCATGATCGCCTCCGCCTCCGCCTCCATCGGGACGACCCTCGACGTGCAGCAGACGGCGCACGAGCTGGCCGGCGTCGTCGTACCGGACCTGGCCGACGTCGCCTCCGTCCACGTTCTCGAAAGCGTTCTGCGCGGACGCACCCCGTCGCTCGCCGGCGCCGCCCGCTTCCGGGTCGCCGCCGTCACCGCGGCGCGCGCCTCCGAGGCCGCCGACGTCACCGACGCGCCCGGAGAACTGGCCCGGTACGAGAGCGACCGGCTGCTCACCCACTGTGTCCGCACCCGTCAGCCGGTCCTGGTGGCCGAGACCAGCGGTGAGGATCTGCGGCACATCGCCCGCACCGGCGAGGCCGCCTCTCTCCTGGCACGGGCGGGGGTGCACTCCTACCTCGCGGTACCGCTCGTGGCCCGCGGCGAGGTCCTGGGGGCCCTCAGCCTCGTCCGCACCGGCACGCCCGCATCCTTCGACGAGGACGACACGCTCCTCGCCTGCGAACTGGCCGCCCGGGCGGCGACCTGCATCGACAACGCCCGCTGGTACCAGAGCGTGCGCAACACCGCCCTCACCCTCCAGCGCCGGCTGCTGCCGCAGCTGCCGTCCCACCTGCCCGGTCTGACCATCGCCTGCCGCTATCTGCCGGCCGGGGCCATCAGCGAGATCGGCGGTGACTGGTTCGACGCCGTGCGCCTGCCCGGCGACAAGACCGCTCTGGTCGTCGGGGACGTGATGGGCAGCGGCATCAACGCCGCCGCCAGCATGGGACAGCTGCGCAGCGCCACCCGCGCGTTCGCCGGGCTCGACCTCGACCCGGCGGAGGTGCTCCGGCACCTCGACCGCCTGACCGAGGACGTCGAGCACACCATCGCCACCTGCGCCTACTGCTGCTACGACCCCGAGCGCGGGGAGTGCCGTATCAGCCTCGCCGGCCATCTGCCGCCGGCCCTCCTGCGGTCCGGCCGGCCCGCGGAGCTGCTCGACCTGCCGTCCGGTGTGCCGCTGGGGGTCGGCGGGACGGCGTTCGAGACGACGGTCTTCCCCTTCCGCCCCGGTGATCAACTCGCCCTCTACACCGATGGCCTGGTGGAGACCCGCAGCGACCCGATCGACACCCGCCTCGGCACCCTCCTGGAGGCCCTGACCGCGACGGCGGCCCAGGATCTGCCCGAGACGTGCGACCGGGTGCTGGAAACGCTGCGGCCGCCCGGCGGCGACGACGACGTCGCCCTCCTCGTGGCCCGCGCCGAGCCCTGA
- a CDS encoding ATP-binding protein — MDEVARSGEPRSGQAGPLMASAAYQGSPTEIAEARHLARDFLTRVQADHGLPVSDRVMDVVQLVVSELVTNACKHAPGPLLVSLELSGGSVEITVWDSAPALPVARAADPGRVGQHGLEIVMAVCQGFEVRREPVGKRTTVSVVLADDPGGDVAGRAPAP; from the coding sequence ATGGACGAGGTTGCCCGGAGCGGGGAGCCGCGGTCCGGCCAGGCCGGGCCCCTCATGGCGTCGGCCGCGTACCAGGGCAGTCCCACCGAGATCGCCGAGGCCCGTCACCTGGCGCGCGACTTCCTGACCCGGGTCCAGGCCGATCATGGTCTGCCGGTGTCGGACCGGGTGATGGACGTGGTCCAGCTGGTCGTCAGCGAGCTGGTGACGAACGCCTGCAAGCACGCGCCGGGACCGTTGCTGGTCTCTCTGGAGCTGTCCGGGGGCAGTGTCGAGATCACCGTCTGGGACAGCGCGCCGGCGCTGCCGGTCGCCAGGGCCGCCGACCCGGGCCGGGTGGGACAGCACGGCCTGGAGATCGTGATGGCCGTCTGCCAGGGCTTCGAGGTGCGCCGGGAACCGGTCGGCAAGCGGACGACGGTGTCGGTGGTGCTGGCGGACGACCCCGGAGGGGACGTGGCCGGCCGCGCTCCGGCCCCGTGA
- a CDS encoding endonuclease/exonuclease/phosphatase family protein has protein sequence MDPKHPRPVHRAPAAALAAVLAVAACGLATPSATAAGRTGGTGPDTARVPLRVATYNIHAGAGQDNVFDLDRTAAAIRDLDADVVGLQEVDVHWGARSDFTDEARELAGRLRMRVFFAPIYDLPPATPGGERRQYGVAVLSRFPVRGAWNHEITRLSTQTPDPVPAPAPGFAEVTVKVRGTSVHVYATHLDYRTDPSVRRAQVDDMLAVLAEDRGPKVLLGDFNAEPAAPELAALWGPLTDAAPGGGKTYPAVDPVRRIDLVTVSPDVAVTGAHESGTTASDHRPVVADLLLRHRGR, from the coding sequence GTGGACCCAAAGCACCCACGCCCCGTTCACCGGGCACCGGCCGCCGCCCTCGCCGCCGTGCTCGCCGTCGCCGCCTGCGGCCTGGCCACGCCGAGCGCCACCGCGGCGGGCCGGACGGGCGGCACCGGACCGGACACCGCCCGTGTGCCGTTACGGGTGGCCACCTACAACATCCACGCCGGAGCCGGCCAGGACAACGTCTTCGACCTCGACCGCACGGCGGCGGCGATCCGGGACCTCGACGCCGACGTGGTCGGCCTCCAGGAGGTCGACGTGCACTGGGGTGCCCGGAGCGACTTCACCGACGAGGCCCGGGAGTTGGCCGGCCGGCTGCGCATGCGGGTCTTCTTCGCGCCGATCTACGACCTCCCTCCGGCCACGCCGGGCGGGGAGCGGCGGCAGTACGGCGTCGCGGTGCTGAGCCGCTTTCCGGTGCGCGGCGCCTGGAACCACGAGATCACCCGGCTGTCCACCCAGACGCCCGATCCGGTGCCGGCCCCCGCGCCCGGCTTCGCCGAGGTGACGGTCAAGGTGCGGGGCACCTCCGTGCACGTGTACGCGACCCACCTGGACTACCGTACGGACCCCTCGGTCCGGCGGGCCCAGGTCGACGACATGCTGGCGGTCCTGGCCGAGGACCGTGGCCCGAAAGTACTCCTCGGCGACTTCAACGCGGAACCGGCCGCTCCCGAACTGGCCGCGCTGTGGGGTCCGTTGACCGACGCCGCTCCGGGCGGCGGCAAGACCTACCCGGCGGTCGACCCGGTCAGGCGCATCGACCTGGTGACCGTCTCCCCGGACGTGGCCGTCACCGGCGCGCACGAGTCCGGGACGACGGCCTCCGACCACCGCCCGGTGGTCGCCGACCTCCTGCTGCGCCACCGGGGCCGCTGA
- a CDS encoding trypsin-like serine peptidase: MRRHRTAAGILLTVGALFTGGLVQAGTADAAPSGPSAAAHTASATAQHDARAFWTAQRMRSATPLDLLLTERAARHLESPKAQGRSVTVAPTRAALASFPQAGGPWTGGGAVVTTSGRVFFTFQGRTASCTGNAVTSQNASTVITAGHCVKYQGSWHTNWVFVPGYDNGKAPYGQWTAAKTLTTPQWEASEDINYDVGAAVVTPLDGRTLTSVVGAQGLRFNGGYNKPMYSFGFPAASPYDGTKLIYCSGNSSKDFLFSQDHGLGCNMTGGSSGGPWFTGFDEASGTGLQASVNSFGYTFLPNRMFGPYFGDVVKALYDKAQTS, translated from the coding sequence GTGAGACGCCATCGCACCGCCGCGGGCATTCTGTTGACCGTCGGAGCCCTGTTCACCGGCGGCCTCGTCCAGGCCGGGACCGCCGACGCCGCACCGTCCGGACCGTCGGCCGCGGCCCACACCGCCTCGGCGACCGCACAGCACGACGCCCGTGCCTTCTGGACCGCCCAGCGCATGCGCAGCGCCACTCCCCTCGATCTGCTGCTGACCGAGCGGGCCGCCCGGCACCTCGAATCCCCGAAGGCGCAGGGGCGTTCGGTCACCGTCGCCCCCACCCGCGCCGCACTCGCCTCCTTCCCGCAGGCCGGTGGGCCATGGACCGGCGGCGGTGCCGTCGTCACCACGTCCGGCCGGGTGTTCTTCACCTTCCAGGGGCGCACCGCCTCCTGCACCGGCAACGCCGTGACCAGTCAGAACGCCAGCACCGTCATCACGGCCGGGCACTGCGTGAAGTACCAGGGCAGCTGGCACACCAACTGGGTCTTCGTGCCGGGCTACGACAACGGCAAAGCGCCGTACGGCCAGTGGACCGCGGCCAAGACGCTCACCACCCCGCAATGGGAAGCGAGCGAGGACATCAACTACGACGTCGGAGCCGCGGTCGTCACCCCGCTGGACGGCAGGACCCTCACCTCGGTCGTCGGTGCGCAGGGCCTCCGGTTCAACGGTGGCTACAACAAGCCGATGTACTCCTTCGGCTTCCCGGCGGCGTCACCGTACGACGGCACCAAGCTCATCTACTGCAGCGGCAACAGCTCGAAGGACTTCCTCTTCTCGCAGGACCACGGCCTCGGGTGCAACATGACGGGCGGCTCCAGCGGCGGCCCCTGGTTCACCGGCTTCGACGAGGCGTCCGGCACCGGTCTGCAGGCCTCCGTGAACAGCTTCGGCTACACGTTCCTGCCGAACCGGATGTTCGGCCCGTACTTCGGTGACGTGGTCAAGGCTCTCTACGACAAGGCCCAGACCTCCTGA
- a CDS encoding MFS transporter, protein MGERAAGTEGPGPGGMRPWRFVVWLGVVSLLADFVYEGARSVTGPLLASLGASALVVGVVTGAGEAAALGLRLVSGPLADRTRRFWGLSIGGYALTVLSVPPLGVVGVLWAACALVIAERVGKAVRSPAKDTLLSHATAATGRGRGFAVHEAMDQVGALVGPLTVAGVLALSGGAYGPALGVLAVPGLVVLGLLFRLRARVPDPEAYERRAPAPPGAPRPDGRLPAAFWTYAAFTATTTAGFATFGVLSYHLVQRHLMTASWVPVLYAAAMAVDAVAALASGWLYDRIGPRVLAVLPVLAAAVPALAFTHTVALAVAGSLVWGAAVGIQESTLRATVADLVPSPRRATAYGFFAGVVGGASLAGGALTGALYGHSVPLLITVVAALQALALVLLAVTGPGRA, encoded by the coding sequence GTGGGTGAGAGAGCAGCGGGGACCGAAGGGCCGGGACCGGGCGGGATGCGGCCGTGGCGGTTCGTCGTGTGGCTGGGCGTGGTCAGCCTGCTCGCCGACTTCGTGTACGAGGGGGCCCGCTCGGTCACCGGCCCGCTGCTGGCGTCCCTCGGCGCCTCCGCCCTCGTCGTCGGTGTGGTCACCGGCGCCGGTGAGGCGGCGGCACTGGGACTGCGCCTGGTGTCCGGCCCGCTGGCCGACCGCACGCGCCGCTTCTGGGGCCTGTCGATCGGCGGATACGCCCTGACCGTGCTCTCGGTGCCCCCGCTGGGCGTGGTCGGCGTCCTGTGGGCGGCCTGCGCCCTGGTCATCGCCGAACGGGTCGGCAAGGCGGTGCGTTCCCCGGCGAAGGACACCCTGCTCTCGCACGCCACGGCCGCGACCGGACGCGGCCGGGGCTTCGCCGTCCACGAGGCGATGGACCAGGTGGGCGCGCTGGTCGGTCCCCTGACCGTGGCGGGCGTGCTCGCCCTGAGCGGTGGTGCCTACGGCCCCGCGCTCGGCGTCCTCGCCGTGCCCGGCCTGGTGGTGCTGGGCCTGCTGTTCCGGCTCCGGGCACGGGTCCCCGACCCGGAGGCGTACGAGCGGCGGGCACCCGCGCCGCCCGGGGCACCGAGGCCGGACGGCCGGCTGCCGGCCGCGTTCTGGACCTACGCGGCGTTCACCGCCACCACCACCGCCGGCTTCGCCACCTTCGGCGTCCTGTCGTACCACCTCGTCCAACGGCATCTGATGACGGCGTCCTGGGTTCCGGTGCTGTACGCCGCGGCGATGGCCGTGGACGCGGTGGCCGCGCTCGCGAGCGGCTGGCTGTACGACCGGATCGGACCGCGGGTGCTGGCCGTGCTGCCGGTGCTGGCCGCCGCCGTCCCCGCGCTGGCCTTCACGCACACCGTGGCCCTGGCCGTGGCCGGGTCGCTGGTGTGGGGCGCGGCCGTGGGCATCCAGGAGTCCACGCTCCGGGCCACCGTAGCTGACCTCGTGCCCTCCCCGCGGCGGGCCACCGCCTACGGCTTCTTCGCCGGGGTGGTGGGCGGCGCGAGCCTGGCGGGCGGCGCGCTGACCGGAGCCCTGTACGGTCACTCGGTCCCGCTCCTGATCACGGTGGTCGCCGCGCTCCAGGCCCTCGCCCTCGTCCTGCTCGCCGTGACCGGACCCGGTCGTGCCTGA
- a CDS encoding histidine phosphatase family protein: protein MTSRVLLVSPAMSASLRQARFDDGGSLDDGGAAQARSAAGSLPTAARVLVSPSVRCRETAAALGLDGVPAADLAGLAVGRWRGRTLDEVGAAEPEAVARWLTDPACAPHGGESVRDLCGRIARWLADARAVEGRTLAVVEPDVVRAAVVEALNLPAALFWRLDVPPLTVTELGGRAGRWNLRLGRPLAGPEAD from the coding sequence GTGACCAGCCGAGTCCTTCTCGTCTCGCCCGCGATGAGCGCGTCGCTGCGGCAGGCCCGTTTCGACGACGGCGGCTCGCTCGACGACGGCGGTGCGGCGCAGGCCCGTTCGGCGGCCGGGTCGCTGCCCACCGCGGCCCGGGTGCTGGTCTCGCCCAGCGTGCGCTGTCGTGAGACGGCCGCCGCACTGGGCCTGGACGGCGTGCCGGCGGCGGACCTGGCCGGTCTCGCCGTGGGTCGCTGGCGGGGCCGCACCCTGGACGAGGTGGGGGCCGCCGAGCCCGAGGCGGTGGCCCGCTGGCTCACCGACCCCGCCTGCGCACCCCATGGCGGCGAGTCGGTCCGTGACCTGTGCGGACGGATCGCGCGCTGGCTGGCCGACGCCCGAGCCGTGGAGGGTCGGACGCTCGCCGTGGTCGAACCGGACGTGGTGCGGGCCGCGGTCGTGGAGGCGCTGAACCTGCCTGCCGCGCTCTTCTGGCGTCTCGATGTGCCACCGCTGACCGTGACCGAACTCGGCGGCCGGGCCGGGCGGTGGAACCTGCGGCTGGGGCGTCCGTTGGCGGGGCCGGAGGCGGACTAG
- a CDS encoding CbtA family protein encodes MNSATVRNLLVRGMLAGLAAGVLALIAAYLLGEPSVDKAIGFEEAHSHEHEMEVVSRSLQSTAGLATGVLVYGVAFGGIAALAFCFALGRVGRFGPRATALLLSGCALLTVYVVPFLKYPANPPSVGDPGTIGKRTSLYFLMMLLSVLLAIAATLLGKRLAPALGTWWATVTAVTAFAVVVGLAYAFLPAVNEVPPDFPATLLWRFRLSALAIQAVQWAGFGLAFGELAERLLNPRPARADSARAVPAAH; translated from the coding sequence ATGAATTCCGCAACCGTACGGAACCTCCTCGTACGGGGCATGCTCGCCGGCCTCGCGGCCGGCGTGCTCGCCCTGATCGCGGCCTATCTCCTCGGCGAGCCGAGCGTCGACAAGGCGATCGGCTTCGAGGAGGCCCACTCCCACGAGCACGAGATGGAAGTCGTCTCCCGCTCCCTCCAGTCCACCGCGGGCCTCGCCACCGGCGTCCTCGTCTACGGGGTCGCCTTCGGCGGCATCGCCGCGCTCGCCTTCTGCTTCGCGCTCGGCCGGGTCGGCCGTTTCGGCCCGCGCGCCACGGCGCTGCTGCTGTCGGGCTGCGCCCTGCTCACCGTGTATGTCGTACCGTTCCTGAAGTACCCGGCCAACCCGCCGTCGGTCGGCGACCCCGGCACCATCGGCAAGCGGACCAGCCTGTACTTCCTGATGATGCTGCTGAGCGTCCTCCTGGCGATCGCCGCCACCCTCCTCGGCAAACGCCTGGCGCCCGCTCTGGGCACCTGGTGGGCGACCGTGACGGCGGTGACCGCGTTCGCCGTCGTCGTCGGTCTGGCCTATGCGTTCCTGCCGGCCGTCAACGAGGTGCCGCCGGACTTCCCGGCCACCCTGCTGTGGCGGTTCCGGCTGTCCGCGCTGGCCATCCAGGCCGTCCAGTGGGCCGGATTCGGGCTCGCCTTCGGCGAGTTGGCCGAGCGGCTGCTGAACCCCCGGCCGGCGAGGGCCGACAGCGCGCGTGCCGTTCCGGCCGCGCACTGA
- a CDS encoding CbtB domain-containing protein produces MAQTVAQPTATTPAIPAKLPLKAIAPWAVFFGILMLVLLYFVGAEQGATSVFNGTDVHEWVHDARHLLGFPCH; encoded by the coding sequence ATGGCGCAGACCGTCGCCCAGCCGACAGCCACCACTCCCGCCATCCCCGCCAAGCTGCCGCTGAAGGCGATCGCTCCCTGGGCGGTCTTCTTCGGCATCCTCATGCTGGTCCTGCTCTACTTCGTCGGCGCCGAGCAGGGCGCCACCTCCGTGTTCAACGGCACGGACGTCCACGAGTGGGTGCACGACGCCCGCCATCTGCTCGGTTTCCCCTGCCACTGA
- a CDS encoding (2Fe-2S) ferredoxin domain-containing protein: protein MPERPTEHGAGGPVPCRVVVCRDCCCGSPKVTGDHAAQTARLRAQVPVRISDCLDVCDQANVIVVQPSTAGRAAGARPVWLGLVNDPEATEDIVTWVRAGGPGVAPRPDILDLYAFTPPRRRAEP from the coding sequence GTGCCCGAGAGGCCGACGGAACACGGAGCGGGCGGACCGGTGCCGTGCCGGGTCGTCGTGTGCCGGGACTGCTGCTGCGGCAGCCCCAAGGTGACGGGCGATCACGCGGCGCAGACCGCGCGGCTGCGGGCGCAGGTGCCCGTGCGCATCTCCGACTGCCTCGACGTGTGCGACCAGGCCAACGTCATCGTCGTACAGCCTTCCACCGCCGGCCGGGCCGCCGGCGCCCGACCGGTCTGGCTCGGGCTGGTCAACGACCCGGAGGCGACCGAGGACATCGTCACCTGGGTACGCGCCGGTGGCCCCGGCGTGGCTCCCCGGCCGGACATCCTCGACCTGTACGCCTTCACCCCACCGCGCCGGCGCGCGGAACCCTGA
- a CDS encoding superoxide dismutase → MALYTLPELPYDYSALAPVISPEIIELHHDKHHAAYVKGANDAVEQLAEARDKEAWGSINGLEKNLAFHLSGHILHSIYWQNMTGPKGGGGEPLAADGVGELAEAIKESFGSFAAFRTQLSKAAATTQGSGWGVLAHEPLSGRLIVEQVYDHQGNVGQGSTPILVFDAWEHAFYLQYKNQKVDFIEAMWQVVDWQDVARRHQAAKSRTDPLLLAP, encoded by the coding sequence ATGGCGCTGTACACGCTCCCGGAGCTTCCTTATGACTACTCGGCGCTCGCGCCGGTGATCAGCCCGGAGATCATCGAGCTGCACCACGACAAGCACCACGCGGCCTATGTGAAGGGCGCGAACGACGCCGTGGAGCAACTCGCCGAGGCACGGGACAAGGAGGCCTGGGGCTCGATCAACGGCCTGGAGAAGAACCTGGCCTTCCACCTCTCCGGGCACATCCTGCACAGCATCTACTGGCAGAACATGACCGGCCCGAAGGGCGGCGGCGGCGAGCCCCTGGCCGCCGACGGCGTGGGCGAGCTGGCCGAGGCGATCAAGGAGTCCTTCGGCTCCTTCGCCGCCTTCAGGACCCAGCTGTCCAAGGCTGCGGCCACCACGCAGGGTTCGGGCTGGGGTGTCCTCGCCCACGAGCCGCTGAGCGGACGCCTGATCGTGGAGCAGGTCTACGACCACCAGGGCAACGTCGGCCAGGGCTCCACCCCGATCCTGGTCTTCGACGCCTGGGAGCACGCCTTCTACCTCCAGTACAAGAACCAGAAGGTGGACTTCATCGAGGCCATGTGGCAGGTCGTCGACTGGCAGGACGTGGCCCGTCGTCACCAGGCCGCCAAGTCCCGCACGGATCCGCTGCTGCTCGCCCCGTGA
- a CDS encoding antibiotic biosynthesis monooxygenase family protein, with product MGANDNGRSADKLSVVFAVRVIEGGEQGFLDLYEHLRKSVSSTPGHIIERLGEPVDDSRQWVITSEWRTAEDFFAWQQSEEHQELVAPLRQFVDQRQSMRFRVVKETKGVAS from the coding sequence ATGGGCGCCAACGACAACGGCCGATCGGCCGACAAGCTGAGCGTGGTTTTCGCGGTCCGCGTGATCGAGGGCGGCGAACAGGGCTTCCTGGATCTGTACGAGCACCTCCGGAAGTCCGTGTCCAGCACCCCCGGACACATCATCGAGCGGCTCGGCGAACCCGTCGACGACTCCCGCCAGTGGGTGATCACCAGCGAATGGCGGACCGCCGAGGACTTCTTCGCCTGGCAGCAGAGCGAGGAGCACCAGGAGTTGGTGGCCCCGCTGCGTCAGTTCGTCGACCAGCGGCAGTCGATGCGGTTCCGGGTGGTCAAGGAGACCAAGGGGGTGGCGTCATGA